In Pseudomonas sp. FP1742, the DNA window CGCTTATGCAACGGTGTTTGACTGGTTGCGGGTGACGCTGGATGGATGGTGGACAGTATCCTGTGGCGAGGGGGCTTGCCCCCGTTGGGTCGCGAAGCGGCCCCAAACCAGTCACCGCGATCCCCAAGGATTTACGACTGCTTCGCAGCCGAACGGGGGCAAGCCCCCTCGCCACATTTGATCACCTGTATCTGAACGTCAGCATTCACAACCAATGACTGTCTTGGCGGTGTGAGCAACCGCGACACTCAGCTCAAACCCTTCATCCAGCCACCCGGTCACCCCGCCAATCATCTCCTTGACCGGGTAACCCAGCGCCGCCAGTTTCACCGCGGCCTTGTTGGCACCATTGCAGTGAGGTCCGGCGCAATAAACCACAAACAGCGTGGACTTCGGATAGGCCGCCAGACCATCAGCCGTGATCAACCGACTCGGAATGTTGATCGCGCCCGGCACATGTCCGCGCTCGAACGCCAACGGTCCGCGCACGTCCACCAGAACAAAATCCACCTCGCCGGCCTCCTGGCTGCCGTAGACGTCGGAACAATCGGTCTCGAACGTCAGACGATTGCTGAAGTGCATCAGGGCGATGGCGGACGGGGCTGCGGGAATCTCGCGAACCAGGCTAGGCATGGGCTGTACTCCAAAGTCTCAGTGGGTGTGAGAAGACTTTATCTGCTCCATGCTTGCCGCTACAGTGGCGCACAAGACACTCACCGGGAACTTTCCGCCAAATGCAGCCCACCCCAGGATTAGTCGCGATTCTGGCCTACGACGGCCTCTGCACCTTCGAATTCGGCATTGCCGTGGAGATCTTCGGCCTGGCGAGGCCGGAGTTCGATTTCCCTTGGTATGAGCACCGCATCGTCGCCGTCGACCAAGGGCCGATGCGCGCCATGGGCGGCATTCAAGTGCTGGCTGACGGCGGGATGGAACTGCTTGAGAGTGCCCGGACCATCATCATTCCAGGTTGGCGCGACCGCAGCGCGCCGGTGCCCGAACCCTTGCTCGTCGCCCTGCGTCAGGCCCATGGCCGGGGCGCGCGGTTACTGTCGATCTGTTCCGGGGTATTTGTACTGGCGGCCACCGGTTTGCTGGACGGTCACGGCGCCACCACCCATTGGCGCTACACCGCTGAACTGGCCGAACGTTTCCCGAACATTCTGGTGGATCCGGACGTGCTCTATGTCGATTCGGGTCAGTTGATTACCTCGGCCGGCAGCGCCGCCGGTATCGATGCCTGCCTGCACCTGGTCGCGCGGGATTTCGGCACGCAGGTGGCCAATTCGGTGGCGCGCCGGCTGGTGATGTCGCCGCAACGTACCGGCGGCCAGGCACAGTTCATTCCATCACCGGTCAGCCCGACACCACGCAGCGATCTGTCGCGGGTCATGCAGTGGGCCCGGGAACGTCTGCACGAACCGCTGGAGGTTCGCGACCTCGCCAGCGAGGCGGCCATGAGTGAACGGACATTCCTGCGTCGGTTCACCGAGGCCAGCGGTATGCCGCCCAAAGCGTGGCTGCAGCATGAACGCCTGGCACGGGCACGCGAACTGTTGGAGAGCACCCTTCAAAACACCGACCAGATTGCCCAGCACTGCGGTTATCGCTCGGTGGAGAGTTTCCGGGTGGCATTTCGCAGTGTGGTCGGCGTGCCACCTTCGGTGTATCGGGAGCGGTTTGGGCGCAAGGTCAGTGCTGTTTGAAGTCTCTCAGTCCAGGGGCGTTATAACCCCCCATCACTCTTTATCAATGGCGATAAAAACAATAAGTATTCATTAGAAATCGCGCTAACTTATCGCCAATCTTAATATCAAATATCTCGACTCCTCACCCGCCGCGATTAGTAAAACAATATTAAAAATTACTCTTGCGCAGCCCATTGCATATTTATCGGCGCCTGCTTAACTGCAAAAACTGCTGATGACAGCAGTGCCCGCAAAACCACGGAAGGAGTCGTTATGAGCAGTTCAACTCGCCATAGCATGCCCCCCTATGGGGTGGCCATCCAAGGCGCAATCAAGGCAGGCGACCTGCCGCAAATGAAGACGCTGTTGAAACAACGCGATGCATCCACGCCAGAAAATAAAGAGCTAAAAGCCGCTTACGAGCAGTTGGCCAAGGAAGTCGCACGCCTGGAAAAGCAATAACAGCTATTTCCACTCCCCTTATTGCAATGGAGGCAATAATTATGTCTGGTTCTAATCAGCAACCTGTCGGCCTGTTCCCACTCTGCTACCGAATTGGTACTTCGGCCGCGGGAGCACAAAACCTGGCACTCAATCTTCTGGTTTTTACCCCTGACCAAACCGTAAGCGGTACCGCTGCAATCACTCAGGCCACCAACCCGCCGCTGGATGTGCACTCCGATGTCTGGGGCGAATACACCTACCTGACGGTCATGAAACCTGGCGTCAGCAAGATCCTGATCACCGCTCAAGGCAATAATGGCGGCCCGGGCTCGAACTCCATCGTGAATTTCAAGCTGCACCTGGTGGTCGGTAGCGACTGGAAAGAAGGCGTCGCCAATTACGAGTACTTCAATGGTCAGCGGTGGGTCCAGGTCAGTGCCCCTGCCCATCTCGTCGAGTCGGTACCCTCCAACGCTTATAAATCAGTGCCTTTGGAGTCCAGCCCGGTCATTCCAGCCCATCCACCGATCATGCCGCTGTACGCCGCACCGATTCAAAGTGCCATTGCCAGCGGTGACCTGGCCCAGATGAAAAACCTGGCGCGCCTGGCCCAACAACAACTGGATCAGCAACCCCAACTGCAGAGTGCGCTTGAAACGGCCAAGGGCGAAATCAGCCGGCAGGAACGCCGCTGACCCGCCTGCGAAATAAGCCGAGTTGTCCTGAATACACAATAAGGGAGTAGCACCATGTCAATCGGACTTTTTCATACCCGCCTGAATGTCAGTAGTCACCTATTGGGCGCACCGGTTTTAACCCTGGATCTGCTGGTGGATACCGTAAACAAGAAAGTCAGCGGTGTAGCCAGCATTTTTCAAAGTACCTACCCTCCACTCAACTTCCGTGCCCGTGTATGGGGTAGTTACTCCGAAGCCAAACTGATCCCCGAGGCGGAAAGCCATATCCTCCTCTCCCTGGATGGCAGCCCAAGCGGCCCTTACAGTCAGATCGCCCAGACCTTCGATCTAAGGGGCATTTTAGGCGCCGATTGGGCCAGCGGTTTTGCCGACTACAAGTACTTCGATCAGGACCACTGGACTACCGTAAGACACGCAGCTGTCAGCCAGGCCCCGGTGATTGAGCGCCCAGAGCATCCGCACCATGCAGTGCCGCTCTATGCCGTCGCGGTACAGCAAGCGCAAACCAGCGGTGACCTGGCGCAACTGAAGTCCGTGGTGAGCCAGGGTGAACAGCAACTGGCCAACAGTGGTGCCCTGCGCAGCGCGCTGGACCAGCTGAACGCTGAAATCGCCCGCCTGGAGGCCCGCTAACCCGCCCCCCCCGGTCTTGGCCACCCTCAAAAGGTGACCAGGCTCGGGTGATGCCGGTCAGTCAAACGCAATCCATGTGGGAGTGGGCTTGCCCGCGAAGGCGGCGGCACAGTCAACATTGAAGTCGCCGGACACAGCGCTTTCGCGGGCAAGCCCGTTCCCACGGGGTCTGCATTATTGACCCATACAAAAGGTAAATCCGGTCGCGCCATTTGCCCAAGGACGGCGCGAACACTTCGATGGATTCGTGCCGCGCACGCGTTGGTGCGCAAGGATTTCCCATGTCAGACAGTCGCCCTGCCCGCTACCTCAGTGAAACCGACCTCAAACGCTACGTGCCGGTGCATGTGGTCTGGGAAATCACCCTGGCCTGCGATCTCAAATGCCTGCATTGCGGCTCCCGCGCCGGCCATCGACGCCCCGATGAACTGAACACCCGGGAGTGCCTCGACGTCATCGATGCCCTGGCGGCACTCGGCACCCGCGAGATCACCTTGATCGGTGGTGAAGCCTATTTACGCAAGGACTGGACGCAACTGATCCAGGCCATCCACGACCACGGTATGTATTGCGCCATACAAACCGGAGGGCGCAACCTGACGCCCGCGAAAATGCAGGCTGCGGTAGACGCCGGACTCAATGGCGTTGGTGTCTCGCTGGATGGACTGGCCCCGCTGCATGACGCGGTGCGCAATGTTCCGGGTTCGTTTGACAAGGCGGTGGACACCTTGCGACGCGCCAAACAGTCCGGGCTGGCGGTGAGCGTCAATACACAAATCGGCGCGGCCACGTTGCCCGACCTGCCCGAGCTGATGGACCTGATCATCGACCTCGGCGCCACTCACTGGCAGATCCAGCTGACGGTTGCCATGGGCAATGCCGTCGATCACCCCGAGCTGTTGCTGCAACCCTATCAACTGCTGGAGGTGATGCCGTTGCTGGCGCATCTCTACTGCGAAGGGGTCGATCGCGGCCTGCTGATGAACGTGGGCAACAATATTGGTTACTACGGCCCTTACGAGCACATGTGGCGTGGTTTCGGCGATGAACGTGTGCATTGGAGCGGCTGCGCCGCCGGCCAGACCGTGCTGGCGCTGGAAGCCGACGGCACCGTAAAGGGTTGCCCGTCATTGGCCACGGTGGGGTTTTCGGGTGGCAACGTACGCAACATGAGCCTGCACGATATCTGGCACTACAGCGAAGGCATGCACTTTGGTCGCCTGCGGTCGGTCGACGACCTGTGGGGCTACTGCCGAAGCTGCTACTACAACGATGTCTGCCGGGGCGGTTGTACCTGGACGTCGCATTCGTTGCTCGGCAAACCCGGTAACAATCCCTACTGCCATTACCGCGCGCTGGACCTGCAAAAGCGCGGACTGCGCGAGCGCATCGTCAAACTCGAGGACGCAGCAAAAACCTCCTTCGCCGTCGGACGTTTTGATTTGATTACCGAACGCATCGATACCGGCGAGAAGGTGAACAGCGTCAGCGACAGCGGCCAGGTGATCAAACTGGCCTGGGCGAACCAGGGCCAGAAATCGCCGGATGAAGGTCGTATTCCACCGCAACTGGCGCTGTGTCGTGGCTGCTTGCAGTACATCCATGCACACGAAGTGACGTGCCCCCACTGCCACGCCGATGTCGCCGCCGCGGAAGCGGTGCACCAGACAGACCGGGCCCGGCAACAAGCGATCATCAATACCCTGACCGGCTTGCTGGGGTTGCCGCAAAATACCTTGATGTAAGGTTTATTCGATGCTGCCGACACATCACCAGGGGAGCGACCTTACAGCTCGCTTCCCTGGCGCATCATCCGGTTGCGGGTCTGCGCGATGCTGACCGACGGCAGGCGATCCGTCAGCTTCACGCCCGCGACGAAGAGGACGTTACTGAGCCGTCGGGTGTTCGACGATCAGCAATTCGATGTTCATTTTTTTCGACCGGGCGAGCGCCGCCGTTATCTCGGCTTGCCGGGCCTGCGCCTCGGTTTTCGAACCGAAAGGCCCGACCAGAATACGAACCTTTCCATCCTCCTTGACGACGTTGGGAACGAAGCTGTGCTCAATCAACCAGCCGCTCAGATCACTGACAGCCTGGGGCGTCTCGCCGCGCACTTCGACGTCCCATTGCGGGCCCGTTGCCGCCGCAGGGACGGAAGCGACTGCCGGTTGCGGCTTTTGTGCGTCAACACCCTTATCCTCACCGCAACCGGCCAACGTCAGTACTGCGATTACCAAGAACATTTTGCGCACAACACGTCCCTCAGAATGCTTAAAGCGACGATTTTAACATCCTTGGATCCATCTCGAGTGCCGCAAAATGGGCTTAAAACAACGAGAATGATGGTTGCGGCCTCTGTATAGTTACGCCTTGGGAATTAATGCAGCATCTGCGCGTCAGAAAGAGGCACCCAAACTGTGAGACTTCGCACTAATCTATATCTAATACCGACCTCTGCACTGTCCGAACCAGGTGCCCTACAAAGCAATCAAGGAGAAAACCATGCTGATACTCACCCGCAAAGTCGGTGAAAGCATAAACATCGGTGATGACATTACGATCACCATTCTGGGCGTTAGCGGCCAGCAAGTCAGGATTGGCATCAACGCCCCGAAAGACGTTGCGGTGCATCGCGAAGAAATTTATCAACGCATTCAGGCTGGCCTGACCGCCCCGGACAAGCCACAAACCCCCTGAATCCTGCTGCAGTCAGTAGCCAGCCTATTCTGCCTCGAATAACGGCTGGCTAAAGATTCAAGCGCCGTATCGCTCTTCGCTCAGCCTCTCTTTGCGATGCAACCGCAACACGGAGCCGATACTACCGCCCCGCCTCCTGCCATGAATGTCAGACGTTTCGGATTTGCTGCGGGAAAGAGCGCTCCCCCTTCCTTCCCGGCTAACCAAACGTTACGCCACGCGCCATGCCCGTGGCCGCCACGACCATCAGCACCAGCAACAGCGCCTCGATATGACTGATACGGGCAAATAGCGTTGCACGCCTGGTATCGATAGCCGTCCCATGCCCCAGCGCAACCCGCCATTTGATCAGCGCAATCATCGGCGCAATCTCGAGTAGCAGGATGAGGACGAAGAGCGTCATCTTGAGATGAAACAGAGGTTGGTGAAGATAGTAATCAGTGCCCTTTTCGTACCCGCCAAAGGCACGCATCCCACCCGTGATCAGGAGAGTGACCGCAGAGATCCCCCACAGATTATCTGCAATCAAAACACTGCGAGCGCCCCCGCCCGCGGTACCAAGACGACGTAAAGCCGTGCCGCGAGTCAGTACCGCCCAAAAACCCAGTGCAAAGGCCAAGAGGTGAATTGCCGCCAGAAACCAGTGAACCAGCATCGACATGCTCCCGTCAGGACAAAGTTGAATCAGCCTTACAGTAGTAGTCCATCGTGTGGGAATTGCTCACGCACATCGCTACGCTGATTACCCGCATATCCCCACCGCCGGAGTGATCAACTCGTCGAGCCCTCGGTGTCCGTCGCTATCGGCAAATTGCGGACGCAAAAAAGCCGGGCTCCTGATGGATACCCGGCTTTGAAAGTCTTGGACTTAATCTATTCGTTTTGAAATCGAGGTGCGAGCGTTGCTCAACCCTTTGGTATTGTGATCACCAGGGGTAGAGGCCGAAATGGCAGAGGCCTTCGTTACGCCTCGTGTGTCCCTGGAATGCGCAATGCCCGATGTGACTGAACCATGGCCACGATCACTGTTACGCTCGCTACCGTAGTGGTTACCGCTGACGCCATGGTCTCGAACGGCTTTGCCAACGTGATCGCTGCTCAAGCCTTCGCCACGGCCATTGCTGCTGATACCGCCGGAATGGCCGGAACTGCCTTGGCCGCCGCTGCCACCATGACCGCCGCCGTTACCGCCGCCATTGCCACCACCATTACCACCGCCACCGCCACCGCCACCGCCACCGCCACCATCTTTCGCGTAGGCGGAGCTCATGATGGACAAATCAACGGGCAATAACGGGGCGGCTGCAAGCATCATCACGCAAGACATGACGGCCGCAAGACTCTTGTTTTTTAATCGCATGGTGGGGTTCCGTGAAGTTGATATTGCACGGATCAATTGACCGCTTCGACTCCACACAGTTCAAAGGCCGGCGACCAGCGGGCAGGCAATGTGCAGTTATCGAACATGCACATTGCTTCCCATGTTTTTTCTGGTCGTTATGCTACAAGGGCGCGATTGAAATCTATCGTTCTTACATCAATCGAACGCGCCATTGAGAACCTCGTAGATGATCCCGGTAGCGATGGCCACCAAAATCAGATCAGTGCCCACCTGCTGCCACTCGTAACCATCGTAGTGCGGAAGCCTGCCGAGCAATCGGCCATCGAGTTTTTTGGCGATCCCCGGTGGTAACGGCTTCCCGCGCGCGAGGTTCTTCTGAATACCCGGCGGCAAGGCGGGCCCGGGGCTCCAGTAGTCGCGATATCCACCAACGATGCCAAGGACGCTACCGTGGTTGATGCTCGGACCGTGACTCCAATCGTCCCCTCCTGAACCTTTCCCTTTGTTGCCATGACCGGAGTTGCCATGGTCCTGGTTGTATTGTGGATTTCCCTTGCCACCTCCCTGGCCCTTCCCGTTTCCGGGGTCAGCCAATGCAGTCACGGAGCCAGACACCAAGGCAAGACACGTTATAGCGGCGATCAACGAGCGAGATCTAAACATATCCGTTCTCTCAGAAAGGGGATGCCCCCTGCAAATGTAGACGGCTACGGCGGTAGTAGTTCAGAAAGTGTGTCGACTGGGAGATGCCGAGTTGGCGTATTGAGAGGAGTTTTGCAAAACGGAGACAACGAAAAAGGGCCCACCTTTCGGTGAGCCCTTCTAGACCGCCCAGCAGAGCGGATTTTGTTTGGTAGGCGCGATTGGACTCGAACCAACGACCCCCACCATGTCAAGGTGGTGCTCTAACCAACTGAGCTACGTGCCTGCTGTGAGGCGGCATTCTACGGAATTCCGTAGGGGTGTCAACACCTTTTTTTCACCTAACCCTATGAATATGCAAAATATTTAATTTTGCTGCGGCAAAGAAGATTTTCCGGTGGCTGGCGACTGTTTTTTAACTCGGGTAGGATCAATGCACTCGTAAAATATATTAAACAGAGGCTGCAGGATGGCGAACACCCCCTACCCAGAGTCCTATTACGCGGCGTCGGCCAATGCAGCGCCACCGCGCCCGACCTTGCAGGATGATGTAGAAACCGATGTCTGTGTAATCGGTGCCGGTTACACCGGCCTGTCCTCTGCCCTGTTCCTGCTGGAAAACGGTTTTCGGGTAACGGTCCTGGAGGCGGCCAAAGTGGGTTTTGGCGCCTCGGGGCGCAACGGTGGCCAGATCGTTAACAGCTACAGCCGTGACATCGATGTGATCGAGCGTAGCGTTGGTCCCAAGCAAGCTCAGTTGCTGGGGCAAATGGCGTTCGAGGGCGGACGGATCATTCGTGAACGGGTGGCCAAATACAACATCCAGTGCGACCTGAAGGACGGCGGTGTGTTTGCCGCCCTCACTGCCAGGCAGATGGGCCACCTGGAGTCCCAGAAGCGCCTGTGGGAGCGCTTCGGCCACACTCAGCTTGAGCTGCTGGATCAGCGTCGCATCCGCGAGGTAGTGGCTTGCGATCAATATGTCGGCGGCATGCTCGACATGAGCGGCGGGCATATTCATCCGCTCAACCTTGCCCTGGGCGAAGCAGCGGCCGTGGAATCGTTGGGCGGCGCCATTTACGAGCAGTCGCCGGCGATACGCATCGAGCGCGGCGCCAATCCGATAGTGCATACGCCTCAGGGCAAGGTCAGGGCCAAATTCATCATCGTCGCCGGCAACGCTTACATCGGCAATCTGGCGCCGGAGCTGGCGGCCAAGTCGATGCCCTGCGGGACTCAAGTGATCACCACCGAACCCTTGGGCGATGAATTGGCCAAACGTCTACTGCCTCAGGACTACTGCGTCGAAGATTGTAACTACCTGCTCGACTACTATCGCCTCAGCGCTGATAAACGCCTGATTTTCGGCGGTGGCGTGGTGTATGGCGCGCGGGATCCGGCGAACATCGAGGCGATCATTCGGCCGAAGATGCTCAAGGCCTTCCCGCAACTCAAGGATGTGAAAATCGATTACGCCTGGACCGGTAATTTCCTGCTGACCCTGTCGCGCCTTCCCCAGGTCGGACGATTGGGCGACAACATCTACTATTCCCAGGGTTGCAGCGGCCACGGCGTGACGTATACGCACCTGGCGGGCAAGGTACTGGCTGAAGCATTGCGCGGACAGGCTGAACGCTTCGACGCCTTCGCCGACCTGCCCCACTATCCGTTCCCTGGCGGGCAATTGCTGCGCACACCGTTCGCTGCGTTGGGCGCCTGGTATTACGGATTGCGGGACAAGCTCGGATACTGACCGATAGAGGTGAAAAAGGGGCCGCTGAACGCAGCCCCTTTTTTGTATCCGCCGGGGGAAGTCAAACCCTGATTCAGAAGTCGACCGTCGCCGAAACGAGGTAGGTTCGTGGGGTCGAGAGCGTCAAGCCCGGCTCACTGTCATCCGAAGCCCCAGCCGAGCTCCAGTAGCGCTTGTCCGCCACGTTCTCCACATTGGCACGCAGGGTGATGTTCTTCTCGTCGATCTTGAACGCGTAACGTGCGCCCACGTCGAAACGCTCCCAAGAGTCGATTTCCTTGTCGTTGGACTGGTCCAGATACTGTGAACTGGAATAGATACCACGGCCGGTCAGGGTCAGGCCCTGTACGGTCGGCACGTCCCACTCGGCGCCCAGGTTGACGTTGTATTTCGGCGTCGCAGGCGCCCGGTTGCCGTCAAAGGTGCCATTGGTGGTATTGGTCAACTCGCTGTCGATGTACATGACACCACCCAGTAGGCGGAAACCCTTGAGTGGCTCACCGAACACACTCAGTTCCACACCGTCGTTTTGACGCTTGCCGTTCGGGCCGAAGACTCGCGTCGTGGCGTTGGTCTCATAGGCCGGCTGCTTGATCCGGAACACCGCAGCGGTCACGGCGAACGCACCCGCGTCATACTTGGCGCCGACCTCGACCTGCCGGCTGATGAACGGCGGAAATATCTCGTCTTCATTCACCGAAGTCGACGGCGCGATCTTGCCTTGGCTCAAGCCCTCCATGTAGTTGGCATACAGCGACAATTTGTCGGTCGCCTTGAACAGGATGCCGCCCGACGGCGAAACCTTTTCCTCGTCGTAGGCTGTGTCGCCTTTGACGTTATCCGTCCAGTCATCAACCTTCACGCGCTGCCAGCGAGCGCCGAGGGTCAGCAGTAGCCGATCATCGAAGAAACCCAGTGTGTCGGACAACGCCACGCCGCTGAAGCGGTTCTCGGTGTAGACCTTCGAATCGAATCGAGTGGGCCTGACAGGTGTTGGTGTTTCCACCGGTTCGTAGAGGTTGCTGCGGGCGGCGGCATAACGGGCACCGCCATTTTCGAAGTCCATGTAGAAATAACTGGCGGCCAAGTTAACTTCATGGCTCACCGGACCAGTATGAAACCAATTGCGCACCCCTGCCGTGGCCGTCCGGACATTTTCGTCGCGGGTGAAATCACGTGGCTGAACGCTGAAATCACCTGCGTTGTTGGTGACCGCAACGGCATGCCGGAGAAAGTCATGGTTGCTTTTACGCGCGCCCACACCGCCGTACAACATGACGGAATCGCTGACATCGAATTCACCGTTCACCGCGCCGAAAGTGTCGTTGGTACTCGCCTTGCTCCAAGGCTGCGCATAGTTGCGGCGGACATCGCTGGCATGCGGAACCTGGGCGTTGGCGCCGACC includes these proteins:
- a CDS encoding rhodanese-like domain-containing protein; the protein is MPSLVREIPAAPSAIALMHFSNRLTFETDCSDVYGSQEAGEVDFVLVDVRGPLAFERGHVPGAINIPSRLITADGLAAYPKSTLFVVYCAGPHCNGANKAAVKLAALGYPVKEMIGGVTGWLDEGFELSVAVAHTAKTVIGCEC
- the ftrA gene encoding transcriptional regulator FtrA, yielding MQPTPGLVAILAYDGLCTFEFGIAVEIFGLARPEFDFPWYEHRIVAVDQGPMRAMGGIQVLADGGMELLESARTIIIPGWRDRSAPVPEPLLVALRQAHGRGARLLSICSGVFVLAATGLLDGHGATTHWRYTAELAERFPNILVDPDVLYVDSGQLITSAGSAAGIDACLHLVARDFGTQVANSVARRLVMSPQRTGGQAQFIPSPVSPTPRSDLSRVMQWARERLHEPLEVRDLASEAAMSERTFLRRFTEASGMPPKAWLQHERLARARELLESTLQNTDQIAQHCGYRSVESFRVAFRSVVGVPPSVYRERFGRKVSAV
- a CDS encoding DUF1843 domain-containing protein, producing the protein MSSSTRHSMPPYGVAIQGAIKAGDLPQMKTLLKQRDASTPENKELKAAYEQLAKEVARLEKQ
- a CDS encoding DUF1842 domain-containing protein, whose protein sequence is MSGSNQQPVGLFPLCYRIGTSAAGAQNLALNLLVFTPDQTVSGTAAITQATNPPLDVHSDVWGEYTYLTVMKPGVSKILITAQGNNGGPGSNSIVNFKLHLVVGSDWKEGVANYEYFNGQRWVQVSAPAHLVESVPSNAYKSVPLESSPVIPAHPPIMPLYAAPIQSAIASGDLAQMKNLARLAQQQLDQQPQLQSALETAKGEISRQERR
- a CDS encoding DUF1842 domain-containing protein encodes the protein MSIGLFHTRLNVSSHLLGAPVLTLDLLVDTVNKKVSGVASIFQSTYPPLNFRARVWGSYSEAKLIPEAESHILLSLDGSPSGPYSQIAQTFDLRGILGADWASGFADYKYFDQDHWTTVRHAAVSQAPVIERPEHPHHAVPLYAVAVQQAQTSGDLAQLKSVVSQGEQQLANSGALRSALDQLNAEIARLEAR
- a CDS encoding GDL motif peptide-associated radical SAM/SPASM maturase, which translates into the protein MSDSRPARYLSETDLKRYVPVHVVWEITLACDLKCLHCGSRAGHRRPDELNTRECLDVIDALAALGTREITLIGGEAYLRKDWTQLIQAIHDHGMYCAIQTGGRNLTPAKMQAAVDAGLNGVGVSLDGLAPLHDAVRNVPGSFDKAVDTLRRAKQSGLAVSVNTQIGAATLPDLPELMDLIIDLGATHWQIQLTVAMGNAVDHPELLLQPYQLLEVMPLLAHLYCEGVDRGLLMNVGNNIGYYGPYEHMWRGFGDERVHWSGCAAGQTVLALEADGTVKGCPSLATVGFSGGNVRNMSLHDIWHYSEGMHFGRLRSVDDLWGYCRSCYYNDVCRGGCTWTSHSLLGKPGNNPYCHYRALDLQKRGLRERIVKLEDAAKTSFAVGRFDLITERIDTGEKVNSVSDSGQVIKLAWANQGQKSPDEGRIPPQLALCRGCLQYIHAHEVTCPHCHADVAAAEAVHQTDRARQQAIINTLTGLLGLPQNTLM
- a CDS encoding SPOR domain-containing protein; this encodes MRKMFLVIAVLTLAGCGEDKGVDAQKPQPAVASVPAAATGPQWDVEVRGETPQAVSDLSGWLIEHSFVPNVVKEDGKVRILVGPFGSKTEAQARQAEITAALARSKKMNIELLIVEHPTAQ
- the csrA gene encoding carbon storage regulator CsrA — protein: MLILTRKVGESINIGDDITITILGVSGQQVRIGINAPKDVAVHREEIYQRIQAGLTAPDKPQTP
- a CDS encoding DUF2214 family protein; this translates as MLVHWFLAAIHLLAFALGFWAVLTRGTALRRLGTAGGGARSVLIADNLWGISAVTLLITGGMRAFGGYEKGTDYYLHQPLFHLKMTLFVLILLLEIAPMIALIKWRVALGHGTAIDTRRATLFARISHIEALLLVLMVVAATGMARGVTFG
- a CDS encoding anti-virulence regulator CigR family protein is translated as MFRSRSLIAAITCLALVSGSVTALADPGNGKGQGGGKGNPQYNQDHGNSGHGNKGKGSGGDDWSHGPSINHGSVLGIVGGYRDYWSPGPALPPGIQKNLARGKPLPPGIAKKLDGRLLGRLPHYDGYEWQQVGTDLILVAIATGIIYEVLNGAFD
- a CDS encoding FAD-binding oxidoreductase → MANTPYPESYYAASANAAPPRPTLQDDVETDVCVIGAGYTGLSSALFLLENGFRVTVLEAAKVGFGASGRNGGQIVNSYSRDIDVIERSVGPKQAQLLGQMAFEGGRIIRERVAKYNIQCDLKDGGVFAALTARQMGHLESQKRLWERFGHTQLELLDQRRIREVVACDQYVGGMLDMSGGHIHPLNLALGEAAAVESLGGAIYEQSPAIRIERGANPIVHTPQGKVRAKFIIVAGNAYIGNLAPELAAKSMPCGTQVITTEPLGDELAKRLLPQDYCVEDCNYLLDYYRLSADKRLIFGGGVVYGARDPANIEAIIRPKMLKAFPQLKDVKIDYAWTGNFLLTLSRLPQVGRLGDNIYYSQGCSGHGVTYTHLAGKVLAEALRGQAERFDAFADLPHYPFPGGQLLRTPFAALGAWYYGLRDKLGY
- a CDS encoding TonB-dependent receptor, producing MPTVMPCCPRPAASGLRPLLHLSLLLSLSASPLFITSSWAEDATRRSYQVPAGSLSDALTRFAGLAGVNLSVDPALVGGRSSAGLSGEYAVEEGFTRLLQGSGLQLQSVGEQAYILTPAPEGSSLQLAPTSILGATDSAGGDPYAGGQVARRGSQGLLGSKDFMETPFSMTSYTSEVVKNQQARTLGDLISNDPSVRATNPAGGRYEQFTIRGLSLFNSDVAYNGLYGVLPTYTIDMEMADRVDILKGPSQLINGISPRGAVGGGINVVPKRATDKPITSLTGSYASDSQVGGAVDVGRRFGEDNKFGIRFNGVKQSGDTEWDHQSVDREMAVLGLDFRGERLRLSTDIGRTERDTDAPQERVQVGANAQVPHASDVRRNYAQPWSKASTNDTFGAVNGEFDVSDSVMLYGGVGARKSNHDFLRHAVAVTNNAGDFSVQPRDFTRDENVRTATAGVRNWFHTGPVSHEVNLAASYFYMDFENGGARYAAARSNLYEPVETPTPVRPTRFDSKVYTENRFSGVALSDTLGFFDDRLLLTLGARWQRVKVDDWTDNVKGDTAYDEEKVSPSGGILFKATDKLSLYANYMEGLSQGKIAPSTSVNEDEIFPPFISRQVEVGAKYDAGAFAVTAAVFRIKQPAYETNATTRVFGPNGKRQNDGVELSVFGEPLKGFRLLGGVMYIDSELTNTTNGTFDGNRAPATPKYNVNLGAEWDVPTVQGLTLTGRGIYSSSQYLDQSNDKEIDSWERFDVGARYAFKIDEKNITLRANVENVADKRYWSSAGASDDSEPGLTLSTPRTYLVSATVDF